A genomic window from Halomonas sp. LR3S48 includes:
- a CDS encoding biotin carboxylase N-terminal domain-containing protein: MKKPFHAITAGGQGHAGSLGRQPQSPPLRQEGWRGVMLAGSGLAALRAGQACTELELVWHDSGGAVGDALVERARQLGCDALHPGEAVAEEQWRLARACARAGLAFIGPREGLVAAMCNDEAMRQLMREARLPLGETSAQAVRVHLPVLADCRGQAVALVEHELLGERFVMAPSERLTPEQRAYLGQLAVQGARSLGLVGLATLSFSLADNRLGFVGMRPGLTGYEGLAEVLTGLDLAVEQIRLVAGERLRRPRVGHMGHGPGRPGQARWRLLPSVAGQLGGGPGVRLDRPYRANAEDEVRLLVWGRDGAEASRRERRALAEWQGSPGRMDGDAVRE; this comes from the coding sequence TTGAAAAAGCCCTTTCATGCTATCACTGCCGGCGGCCAGGGTCATGCCGGGAGCCTTGGCAGGCAGCCGCAGTCGCCGCCCCTGCGCCAGGAAGGCTGGCGTGGTGTCATGCTGGCGGGCAGCGGGCTGGCTGCGTTGCGCGCCGGCCAGGCCTGCACCGAACTCGAGCTGGTCTGGCACGACAGCGGCGGCGCGGTCGGCGATGCCCTGGTGGAGCGAGCCCGGCAACTGGGCTGCGACGCATTGCACCCGGGTGAGGCGGTAGCCGAGGAACAGTGGCGTCTCGCCCGTGCCTGTGCGCGGGCCGGTCTGGCCTTCATCGGCCCGCGGGAGGGTCTCGTCGCCGCCATGTGCAATGACGAGGCCATGCGCCAATTGATGCGTGAAGCGAGGTTGCCCTTGGGCGAGACGTCGGCGCAGGCGGTGCGGGTGCACCTGCCGGTATTGGCCGACTGTCGCGGCCAGGCGGTGGCGCTGGTCGAGCACGAGCTGCTCGGCGAGAGATTCGTCATGGCGCCGAGCGAGCGTCTGACGCCGGAGCAACGTGCCTATCTTGGACAACTTGCCGTGCAGGGTGCCCGTTCGCTTGGCTTGGTCGGCCTGGCAACGCTGAGCTTCTCGCTGGCCGACAACCGGCTGGGTTTCGTTGGCATGCGCCCTGGCTTGACGGGCTACGAGGGTCTGGCCGAGGTTCTGACCGGTCTCGACCTGGCAGTGGAGCAGATTCGTCTGGTGGCGGGGGAGCGACTCCGGCGCCCCCGGGTTGGGCACATGGGTCATGGTCCGGGACGGCCGGGCCAGGCCCGCTGGCGCCTGCTTCCGTCGGTGGCGGGACAGCTGGGCGGTGGCCCGGGGGTCAGGCTCGACCGGCCCTACCGGGCCAACGCTGAGGACGAGGTGCGGCTATTGGTCTGGGGGCGAGATGGCGCCGAGGCCAGCCGCCGCGAACGTCGCGCGCTAGCCGAGTGGCAGGGCAGTCCCGGACGCATGGATGGCGATGCCGTGAGAGAATGA
- a CDS encoding YbeD family protein, whose translation MSDNELHDLRQPAAAGASAPTITFPCDYPIKVVGDAAEDFTACVCQVVLRHDASFDASGIEVVESRNGRYQSVRLTLRATGEAQLKALFAELKATGRVHMVV comes from the coding sequence ATGTCAGATAACGAACTGCACGATCTGCGTCAGCCAGCGGCTGCGGGGGCCTCGGCGCCGACCATCACCTTCCCTTGCGATTATCCGATCAAGGTGGTGGGCGATGCTGCCGAGGATTTCACGGCTTGCGTCTGTCAGGTGGTGTTGCGCCATGACGCCAGCTTCGATGCATCCGGCATCGAAGTGGTGGAGAGCCGAAATGGCCGCTACCAGTCGGTGCGGTTGACGCTGCGTGCCACCGGGGAAGCCCAGCTCAAGGCGCTGTTCGCCGAGCTCAAGGCCACCGGGCGCGTGCACATGGTGGTGTGA
- a CDS encoding DUF3141 domain-containing protein encodes MNSLLPTPSKEALGFLDPFGFGRAAFDYWRDAVERSVLYMDVMRERGNQYLEHIEKTKPNVLGFDAEVVMDGRSLPRPVNYELMRILPPPDVEVDLQARPFVVVDPRAGHGPGIGGFKPDSEIGVALRAGHPCYFIGFLPYPEPGQTVEDVVEAEIAFLRRVIEDHPESCEKPMVVGNCQAGWQIMMAASLEPDCFGPILIAGAPLSYWAGERGRAPMRYTGGMTGGSWMTTLASDLGDGLFDGALLVQNFERLNPANTWWGKQYRLYANVDTEAERYLNFERWWGGHVVLGGEEIQYIVDNLFVGNRLSTAQLVTSDGRRIDLRNVRSPVVVFCSQGDDITPPPQALGWVRDLYGDTDDIVASEQTIVYCVHDTTGHLGIFVSGSVSRKEHAEFTANIDYIDVLPPGLYETTVTSAKERDDAELLERDYLLEFKARSIEGLNRDVLHHREEDDTRFATVARISEINLGLYRLFVQPWIRAVITPEAARLMRRMHPIRLGYKLLSDRNPLSVPLPVLAEWVREDRHPVPEDNILRTMERAVSEQITRGLDTWREIRDQSTEHLFLAVYGQPLLQAMVGLGGDAHVHRRQPGSEPEHRRFLERRQDELRHRVAEGGIHEAVMRSVIHVLGGAPTTDERNFKRLRASRAELEPGSSLSDFKHLVREQFFILKLDRDAALAAIPQLLAQERAEAIRASLDHIDHVLAASGELSEHASKRYEHIRELFGEALERVDPAERRQALAELHDEVATGAKAEAAARSEVANLLNAEPEAAKPDQASRSAKVKSPASKARKRTAAAKPEAAASQPDATKSEASNKPGASRKPRKR; translated from the coding sequence ATGAACTCACTCTTGCCGACACCCTCCAAAGAAGCCCTCGGCTTTCTGGACCCATTTGGTTTCGGCCGTGCCGCCTTCGACTACTGGCGAGACGCCGTCGAACGCAGCGTGCTGTACATGGACGTGATGCGCGAGCGAGGCAACCAATATCTCGAGCATATCGAGAAGACCAAGCCCAACGTGCTTGGCTTCGACGCCGAGGTGGTAATGGACGGCCGCAGTCTGCCACGGCCGGTCAACTACGAACTGATGCGCATCCTGCCTCCACCCGACGTCGAGGTAGATCTCCAGGCGCGTCCCTTCGTGGTCGTCGACCCGCGAGCCGGACATGGTCCCGGCATCGGTGGCTTCAAGCCGGACAGCGAAATAGGCGTTGCCCTGCGTGCCGGTCACCCCTGCTACTTCATCGGTTTTCTGCCGTATCCCGAGCCTGGCCAGACGGTCGAGGACGTGGTGGAGGCGGAAATCGCCTTCCTGCGCCGGGTGATCGAGGATCATCCGGAGTCGTGCGAGAAGCCCATGGTGGTGGGTAACTGCCAGGCGGGCTGGCAGATCATGATGGCGGCCTCGCTCGAGCCCGACTGCTTCGGGCCGATCCTGATCGCCGGTGCGCCGCTCTCCTACTGGGCTGGCGAGCGGGGCAGGGCTCCCATGCGCTATACCGGCGGCATGACCGGGGGCAGCTGGATGACGACCCTCGCCAGCGACCTGGGCGACGGCCTGTTCGACGGTGCCTTGCTGGTGCAGAACTTCGAGCGCCTCAACCCAGCCAATACCTGGTGGGGCAAGCAGTACCGTCTCTACGCCAACGTCGATACCGAGGCCGAACGCTATCTCAACTTCGAGCGCTGGTGGGGCGGGCATGTGGTGCTGGGTGGCGAGGAGATCCAGTACATCGTCGACAACCTGTTCGTCGGCAATCGGCTCTCCACTGCGCAGTTGGTGACTTCGGACGGCCGTCGCATCGACCTGCGCAACGTGCGTTCGCCGGTGGTGGTGTTCTGCTCCCAGGGCGACGACATCACGCCACCGCCACAGGCGTTGGGCTGGGTACGCGACCTCTATGGCGATACCGACGATATCGTCGCCAGCGAGCAGACCATCGTCTATTGCGTGCATGACACTACCGGCCACCTGGGCATCTTCGTGTCGGGCAGCGTGTCACGCAAGGAGCACGCCGAGTTTACCGCCAACATCGACTATATCGACGTGTTGCCACCGGGGCTCTACGAGACCACGGTGACCAGCGCCAAGGAGCGGGACGATGCCGAGCTGCTCGAGCGCGACTACCTGCTCGAGTTCAAGGCGCGCTCCATCGAGGGGCTCAACCGGGACGTGCTCCATCATCGCGAAGAGGACGACACTCGCTTCGCCACCGTGGCGCGAATCTCGGAAATCAACCTGGGGCTGTATCGACTGTTCGTGCAGCCCTGGATTCGTGCGGTGATCACCCCTGAGGCGGCCCGCTTGATGCGCCGCATGCATCCGATCCGCCTGGGCTACAAGCTGCTGTCGGATCGCAACCCCTTGTCGGTGCCGCTCCCGGTACTGGCCGAGTGGGTCCGCGAGGATCGCCATCCCGTCCCCGAGGACAACATCCTGCGCACCATGGAGAGGGCCGTTTCCGAGCAGATCACCCGTGGACTGGATACTTGGCGCGAGATCCGCGACCAGAGTACCGAACACCTTTTCCTGGCGGTATATGGCCAGCCGCTGCTGCAAGCGATGGTCGGCCTGGGCGGTGACGCTCATGTACATCGTCGTCAACCCGGCAGCGAGCCGGAGCATCGTCGCTTCCTCGAGCGGCGCCAGGACGAGCTGCGCCACCGCGTGGCCGAGGGCGGCATTCACGAGGCGGTGATGCGTTCGGTGATCCACGTGCTGGGCGGGGCGCCCACGACCGACGAACGCAACTTCAAGCGTTTGCGGGCCTCGCGCGCCGAGCTGGAGCCGGGCAGCAGCCTCTCCGACTTCAAGCATCTAGTGCGCGAACAGTTCTTCATCCTCAAGCTGGATCGTGACGCGGCGCTGGCAGCGATTCCCCAGCTTCTGGCGCAAGAGCGAGCCGAGGCGATCCGTGCGTCGCTTGATCATATCGACCATGTGCTGGCAGCCAGCGGTGAGCTTTCCGAGCACGCCAGCAAGCGCTACGAGCACATTCGCGAGCTTTTCGGCGAGGCGCTGGAGCGCGTCGACCCCGCGGAGCGTCGCCAGGCGCTGGCCGAGCTTCATGACGAGGTGGCGACCGGGGCCAAGGCCGAGGCAGCCGCCCGTAGCGAGGTGGCGAACTTGCTCAATGCCGAACCCGAGGCTGCCAAGCCTGACCAGGCCAGTCGTTCCGCCAAGGTGAAGTCGCCAGCCTCGAAGGCGCGTAAGCGAACCGCCGCCGCCAAGCCTGAGGCCGCCGCTAGCCAACCCGACGCTACCAAGAGCGAGGCTAGCAACAAGCCGGGCGCTTCGCGCAAGCCGCGCAAGCGCTGA
- the mltB gene encoding lytic murein transglycosylase B — translation MKPSRKWKGAGGAVAAALGLLVPTLHAADFAPAEHEGARQLLEELAERGIERDWLETALHDAVFQQGVLDAMEGAAERRLRWDEYREIFLQPERIARGAAFIEAHDDAFSRAQAEYGVPPEIIAAIIGVETSYGRFTGRHRVIDSLATLAFHHPVRGNFFRGELAAFLEISHEQEVEPGSLKGSYAGAMGYPQFIPSSYRAYAVDFDGDGQRDLWTNPVDAIGSVGNYFAKHGWRRDEPIYAEAEGPGTPPGAIEFNRTQRPYLAVGELERAGIVPQAEFDEESLVIPLALEVDDKTWRYRLGRENFYVITRYNHSHLYAMAVTELAEAIADLRDLEPFPLSASVAAEQEEVQ, via the coding sequence ATGAAGCCATCGAGAAAGTGGAAAGGGGCCGGCGGTGCGGTGGCCGCGGCCCTAGGGTTGCTGGTGCCGACGCTGCACGCCGCGGACTTTGCCCCTGCCGAGCACGAGGGGGCCAGGCAGTTATTGGAGGAACTCGCCGAGCGCGGCATCGAGCGGGATTGGTTGGAGACGGCACTGCATGACGCCGTCTTCCAGCAGGGTGTGCTCGATGCCATGGAAGGGGCGGCGGAGCGTCGGTTGCGCTGGGACGAGTACCGCGAGATATTTCTGCAGCCGGAGCGAATTGCCCGTGGGGCCGCTTTCATCGAGGCCCACGACGACGCCTTTTCACGTGCCCAGGCCGAGTACGGCGTGCCACCGGAGATCATCGCCGCCATCATCGGTGTCGAGACCAGCTACGGCCGTTTCACCGGACGACACCGCGTCATTGATTCGCTGGCCACGCTGGCCTTCCACCACCCGGTTCGCGGCAATTTCTTTCGCGGTGAACTGGCCGCCTTTCTCGAGATCAGCCATGAGCAGGAGGTCGAGCCCGGCAGCCTCAAGGGCTCCTATGCCGGTGCCATGGGCTACCCCCAGTTCATTCCCAGCAGCTACCGTGCCTATGCGGTGGATTTCGACGGCGACGGCCAGCGTGACCTGTGGACCAACCCGGTCGATGCCATCGGTAGCGTAGGCAATTATTTCGCCAAGCATGGCTGGCGCCGCGACGAACCCATTTATGCCGAGGCCGAAGGGCCCGGCACGCCCCCCGGGGCAATTGAATTCAATCGAACCCAGCGGCCGTACCTCGCTGTGGGCGAGCTGGAGCGGGCGGGAATCGTGCCTCAGGCAGAGTTCGATGAGGAGTCGCTGGTCATTCCGCTGGCATTGGAAGTCGACGACAAGACGTGGCGCTATCGCCTGGGGCGCGAGAATTTCTACGTCATTACTCGCTACAACCATAGCCACCTGTATGCCATGGCCGTGACCGAGCTGGCCGAGGCGATAGCGGATCTGCGTGATCTCGAACCCTTTCCGTTGTCCGCTTCGGTGGCTGCTGAGCAGGAGGAAGTGCAGTGA
- a CDS encoding D-alanyl-D-alanine carboxypeptidase family protein → MQVLHSRFRSRLLTLALIGLLVVVSQALAQAVPAPQPQPQPQTMIPTPPQIAAKSWILMDADSGRVLVEHNADERLPPASLTKLMTAYLVERELNRGNIGMDDMVRISENAWRTGGSKMFIEVNTDVAIRDLLHGIIIASGNDASVAVAEHLAGGEEPFADMMNQHATRLGMLNTNYANATGLPHPEQYSSSRDMAILTQHIINDYPEHYAVYSEKYFTYNDIRQPNRNRLLWRDPTVDGLKTGWTTEAGYGLVASAKRDDMRLISVVMGTSSEEARAQETQKLLSYGFRYYETLKLYEQGAVLNTPRIWGGEKDELRVGVDHDVAMTLPRARNQELNARLDIRQDLTAPVSLGDRVGTLEVRLGDEIVGEQPLVALESIEEGGLFKRLFDQVRRFFSNLLSGWF, encoded by the coding sequence ATGCAAGTGCTGCATTCCCGTTTCCGTTCGCGGCTTCTGACCTTGGCCCTTATCGGCCTGCTGGTGGTCGTCTCCCAGGCTCTGGCTCAGGCGGTGCCGGCCCCCCAACCCCAGCCTCAACCCCAGACCATGATACCGACGCCACCGCAGATCGCGGCCAAGTCCTGGATTCTCATGGATGCCGACAGCGGCAGGGTACTGGTGGAACACAACGCCGACGAGCGCCTGCCACCGGCGAGCCTGACCAAGCTGATGACTGCCTACCTGGTCGAGCGTGAACTGAATCGCGGCAACATCGGCATGGACGACATGGTACGCATCAGCGAGAACGCCTGGCGTACCGGCGGCTCCAAGATGTTCATCGAGGTCAATACCGACGTCGCCATCCGTGATCTGCTGCATGGCATCATCATCGCCTCGGGCAACGATGCCAGTGTGGCCGTGGCCGAGCACCTGGCGGGTGGGGAAGAGCCCTTCGCCGACATGATGAACCAGCATGCGACGCGCCTGGGAATGCTCAATACCAACTATGCCAACGCCACCGGCCTGCCGCATCCCGAGCAATACTCCTCGTCACGCGACATGGCGATATTGACGCAGCACATCATCAACGACTACCCGGAGCACTACGCGGTCTACTCCGAGAAATACTTCACCTACAACGATATTCGCCAGCCCAACCGCAACCGCCTGTTGTGGCGCGACCCTACCGTGGATGGGCTCAAGACGGGCTGGACCACCGAGGCCGGCTATGGCCTGGTGGCATCGGCCAAGCGTGACGACATGCGGCTGATCTCGGTGGTGATGGGGACCAGCTCCGAAGAAGCGCGTGCGCAGGAGACCCAGAAGCTGCTCAGCTATGGATTCCGCTACTACGAGACACTCAAGCTCTACGAGCAGGGAGCGGTATTGAACACGCCGCGTATCTGGGGCGGCGAGAAAGACGAGCTGCGTGTCGGCGTCGACCACGACGTTGCGATGACGCTGCCGCGGGCGCGCAACCAGGAGCTCAATGCGCGCCTGGATATTCGTCAGGATCTGACCGCGCCAGTCAGCCTCGGCGACCGGGTGGGCACGCTCGAGGTGCGTCTCGGTGACGAGATCGTGGGCGAGCAGCCCCTGGTTGCCCTCGAGTCGATCGAGGAGGGCGGGTTGTTCAAGCGACTGTTCGATCAGGTGCGTCGCTTCTTCAGTAACCTGCTCAGCGGCTGGTTCTAG
- a CDS encoding LysR family transcriptional regulator: MMTPSLLNRLTFRQLQVFQAVHRQQSYSRAAEQLGLTQPAVSAQIRQLEQALGQPLFKYTGKTLHVLPAADALAASTQAIFSQVSRLQMTLSDMDGTISGELNLAAVSTAQYVVPHLIARFRAHYPNVQVRLQVCNRSQALERLAARRDDLVIMAMVPEDDDNLVFMPFLENELIPIVWPGHPLLEAHSPTLEDLARHYLLMRESGSGVRTAFEQLAAEQDVALQHTMELGTNEAIKQGVMAHLGVTVLPRLAVRLEIGAGLLAELSLPGFPMRRSWCTVYPRDRFPTPVTELFLRFVRERLGEIQAHFKAPPQPMPDHGVVCLPIPPG; this comes from the coding sequence ATGATGACGCCTAGCCTGCTGAACCGCCTGACCTTTCGCCAGTTGCAGGTGTTCCAGGCCGTGCATCGCCAGCAGTCCTACTCCCGCGCTGCCGAACAGTTGGGCCTGACCCAGCCCGCGGTCAGCGCACAGATTCGTCAGCTCGAGCAGGCCTTGGGGCAGCCGCTATTCAAGTACACCGGCAAGACCCTGCACGTACTACCGGCAGCCGATGCCCTGGCAGCCTCGACCCAGGCCATCTTCAGCCAGGTCTCGCGCCTGCAGATGACCCTGTCGGACATGGACGGCACGATCTCCGGGGAGCTGAACCTGGCGGCCGTTTCGACGGCCCAGTACGTGGTACCACACCTGATCGCCCGCTTCCGGGCCCATTACCCCAACGTCCAGGTGCGACTGCAGGTATGCAACCGCAGCCAGGCACTGGAAAGGCTGGCCGCTCGCCGCGACGACCTGGTTATCATGGCGATGGTGCCCGAAGACGATGACAACCTGGTGTTCATGCCGTTCCTGGAAAATGAGCTGATACCCATCGTCTGGCCCGGCCACCCACTGCTCGAGGCTCACTCTCCCACTTTGGAAGACCTGGCGCGGCACTACCTGCTGATGCGTGAGTCGGGCTCCGGTGTGCGCACCGCCTTCGAGCAACTCGCCGCCGAGCAGGACGTTGCGCTCCAGCATACCATGGAGCTGGGCACCAACGAGGCGATCAAGCAGGGCGTCATGGCGCACCTTGGCGTCACGGTACTGCCGCGGCTGGCCGTGCGCCTGGAGATCGGTGCGGGATTGCTGGCCGAGCTGTCCCTGCCGGGCTTTCCCATGCGCCGCTCCTGGTGCACGGTCTACCCCAGGGATCGCTTCCCCACGCCGGTGACCGAGCTGTTCCTGCGCTTCGTACGCGAGCGGCTGGGCGAGATCCAGGCGCATTTCAAGGCGCCGCCCCAGCCGATGCCCGATCACGGCGTGGTTTGTCTGCCGATACCTCCCGGCTGA
- the lipA gene encoding lipoyl synthase, whose product MSDNTSKRVPSGAKFRTEHGFAAIKDGIKQRSQAEERPEPGRKPPWLRAQIPGGGRFEAVKRNVNEHRLSTVCAESHCPNMGECWSNGTATIMLMGSVCTRACRFCAVDTGNPRGWLDSEEPANTAKSVELMGLRYVVLTSVDRDDLDDGGAAHYAECIRAIKTNTPAVVVEALTPDFDGDPAAIERVVDSGLEVFAQNVETVERLTHYVRDPRAGYRKTLDVLAHAKRYRPDVLTKTSLMLGLGEKDEEILATFDDLRAIGVDIVTLGQYLRPTRNHLPVERWVTPDEFERYRRLGLEKGFMEVASGPLVRSSYRADRVFEKNNLGLAAPAEVPGQEADPNRIQAVNVG is encoded by the coding sequence ATGAGCGACAACACCTCAAAGCGCGTGCCGAGCGGCGCGAAGTTCCGCACTGAGCATGGCTTTGCCGCCATCAAGGATGGCATCAAGCAGCGCAGCCAGGCCGAGGAACGCCCCGAGCCGGGGCGCAAACCGCCATGGCTGCGCGCCCAGATTCCCGGCGGCGGCCGCTTCGAGGCGGTAAAGCGCAACGTCAACGAGCATCGCCTGAGCACCGTGTGCGCCGAGTCCCACTGCCCCAACATGGGCGAGTGCTGGAGCAACGGTACCGCTACCATCATGCTGATGGGCTCGGTATGCACTCGCGCCTGCCGCTTCTGTGCCGTCGATACCGGCAACCCGCGTGGTTGGCTGGATAGCGAGGAACCGGCCAATACCGCCAAGTCGGTGGAGCTGATGGGGTTGCGCTACGTGGTCTTGACCTCGGTCGACCGCGACGACCTTGACGATGGTGGCGCCGCCCACTATGCCGAGTGCATCCGGGCGATCAAGACCAATACCCCGGCGGTGGTGGTCGAGGCCCTGACGCCCGATTTCGATGGCGACCCGGCCGCCATCGAGCGAGTGGTTGATTCCGGTCTCGAAGTATTCGCCCAGAACGTCGAAACGGTGGAGCGGCTGACTCATTACGTGCGTGACCCGCGCGCCGGTTACCGCAAGACCCTCGACGTGCTGGCCCATGCCAAGCGTTACCGCCCCGATGTACTGACCAAGACCAGCCTGATGCTGGGACTCGGGGAAAAGGACGAGGAGATCCTCGCCACCTTCGACGACCTGCGCGCCATCGGCGTGGATATCGTCACTCTCGGTCAATACCTGCGCCCCACCCGCAACCATCTGCCGGTGGAGCGCTGGGTCACACCGGATGAGTTCGAGCGCTATCGCCGGCTGGGCCTGGAGAAGGGCTTCATGGAGGTTGCCTCCGGCCCCTTGGTGCGCTCCAGTTATCGTGCCGACCGCGTGTTCGAGAAGAACAACCTGGGCCTGGCCGCGCCGGCCGAGGTGCCGGGCCAGGAAGCCGACCCCAACCGCATCCAGGCGGTCAACGTCGGCTGA
- a CDS encoding septal ring lytic transglycosylase RlpA family protein, whose translation MLWVVLVVTTLVAGCAGSGSSVPAQRNGQATAPAAASGERYALSGDAYPQDPPDVSQIPDAVPRVESPSRGGNRPVYEVWGKTYRVLPDARGYARQGTASWYGEKFHGYATSNGEIYDMYKMSAAHRSLPLPTYARVTSLDNGRSVIVRVNDRGPFHSDREIDLSYAAAARLDILDRGTGRVKVEAIDPVVWLAENGGSETNRTAATAVQAPAASTPRAAVTPANDSVANANATPGNVARSGTDQAERDVPIFLQIAALGSADNARALKARLERELSHPVRVADGTGMYRVQVGPLAHAGQVEPVRDELRRAGFDQAFIVNGAD comes from the coding sequence ATGCTGTGGGTGGTTCTGGTCGTGACGACGTTGGTGGCAGGCTGTGCCGGCAGCGGTTCGAGCGTCCCGGCACAGCGAAACGGCCAGGCAACGGCGCCTGCCGCGGCGTCGGGGGAGCGCTACGCTTTGAGCGGCGACGCCTACCCGCAAGACCCGCCCGACGTGAGCCAGATCCCCGATGCCGTGCCGCGCGTGGAGTCGCCCTCGCGGGGGGGCAATCGACCGGTCTACGAAGTGTGGGGCAAGACCTATCGTGTGCTGCCGGATGCGCGTGGCTACGCACGGCAGGGTACGGCATCCTGGTATGGCGAGAAGTTCCACGGTTATGCCACATCCAATGGCGAAATCTACGACATGTACAAGATGAGTGCGGCGCACCGCTCATTGCCGCTGCCGACTTATGCGCGTGTCACCAGCCTGGACAACGGCCGCTCGGTGATCGTGCGGGTCAATGACCGCGGCCCCTTTCACAGCGATCGTGAAATCGACCTCTCCTATGCCGCTGCGGCAAGACTCGATATCCTTGACCGCGGCACCGGTCGGGTGAAGGTCGAGGCGATCGACCCCGTGGTCTGGCTGGCGGAAAATGGCGGCAGCGAAACGAACCGGACAGCCGCGACCGCTGTCCAAGCGCCGGCTGCATCGACGCCCCGTGCTGCGGTGACGCCAGCGAATGACTCGGTGGCGAACGCCAACGCGACTCCCGGCAATGTCGCGCGCAGTGGAACCGACCAGGCTGAGCGCGATGTGCCGATCTTCCTGCAGATAGCAGCACTGGGTTCGGCAGACAATGCAAGGGCGCTCAAGGCGCGTCTCGAGCGTGAGCTTTCTCACCCCGTGCGTGTCGCGGATGGCACCGGCATGTACCGCGTTCAGGTCGGCCCCCTGGCCCATGCAGGTCAGGTCGAGCCCGTCCGCGACGAACTGAGGCGTGCCGGTTTTGATCAAGCTTTTATCGTCAACGGTGCCGACTGA
- the lipB gene encoding lipoyl(octanoyl) transferase LipB, with protein sequence MPIALLCLGRRPYLPVWQAMRELTDSRDESTPDQFWLVEHDPVFTQGQAGKPEHLLMPGDIPVVQTDRGGQVTYHGPGQVVLYPLLDVRRARLGVRDLVSALENAVVAVLAEHGVEAHARPDAPGVYVDEAKIASLGLRIRRGASYHGVALNVDVDLAPFRRINPCGYAGMAMARLADLSSRPLSTERVGMRLAECLAQQLGRGLKPVEEAALAKRPVITEASAD encoded by the coding sequence GTGCCCATCGCGCTCCTATGTCTGGGGCGGCGCCCCTACCTGCCGGTATGGCAGGCCATGCGGGAACTGACCGACAGTCGAGACGAGTCGACGCCGGATCAGTTCTGGCTGGTGGAGCACGATCCGGTTTTCACCCAGGGACAGGCTGGCAAGCCCGAGCATCTGCTGATGCCGGGCGACATCCCGGTGGTGCAAACGGATCGCGGTGGCCAAGTGACCTATCACGGACCCGGGCAAGTCGTGCTCTATCCGTTGCTCGACGTGCGTCGGGCCCGGCTGGGCGTTCGTGACCTGGTCTCGGCGCTGGAGAACGCCGTCGTTGCCGTACTGGCAGAGCACGGGGTCGAGGCGCATGCGCGCCCGGACGCCCCCGGGGTCTATGTCGACGAAGCCAAGATCGCCTCACTGGGCCTGCGCATCCGGCGTGGCGCGAGCTATCACGGCGTGGCGCTCAATGTCGATGTCGACCTGGCACCGTTCCGGCGCATCAACCCCTGCGGCTACGCCGGTATGGCCATGGCGCGCCTGGCCGATTTGAGTAGTCGGCCGCTCTCTACCGAGCGCGTCGGCATGCGGCTTGCCGAATGCCTGGCGCAACAACTTGGGCGTGGCCTGAAGCCGGTCGAAGAGGCAGCTCTGGCGAAGCGGCCAGTCATTACCGAGGCGAGCGCCGATTGA